A single region of the Thermodesulfatator indicus DSM 15286 genome encodes:
- a CDS encoding SPL family radical SAM protein has translation MKVVKVKRRSQVLKNPAFGCLKDIPSVNVTRGCLHRCAYCYARVFPETPKNEVQLYENLPEKLEKEIVSRLKRGRKPKAVAFSTASDAFQPNEAILQISFECMKILLKSGVAVSFLTKGRIPEKFFSLFNEHKGLVKPRFGLVSLSSDYRLIFEPRTAPLYLRLRLIEKAAKLGLEPAVRIDPVIPGLTDREEMVESLMRRLAMAGVKEVSVSYLVLRPKVMEQMEKELPYAFWQKIFSVYQGEPWCQVITSATTKLVRKEIREKGYALFKEIGRAFGLTVKICGCKNPDLPFEFCAPWEIKEKMPKQKELFK, from the coding sequence ATGAAAGTTGTAAAAGTAAAGCGTAGGTCTCAGGTGCTTAAAAATCCAGCCTTTGGGTGTTTGAAAGATATACCATCAGTGAATGTTACTAGAGGCTGTCTTCATCGCTGTGCTTATTGCTACGCCAGGGTTTTTCCGGAGACTCCCAAAAATGAGGTTCAGCTTTATGAAAATCTTCCGGAAAAGCTTGAAAAAGAGATAGTCTCACGACTTAAGCGTGGCCGAAAGCCAAAGGCTGTAGCCTTTTCTACCGCAAGTGACGCCTTTCAGCCTAACGAAGCAATTTTACAAATATCTTTTGAATGCATGAAAATACTTCTTAAATCAGGCGTTGCGGTGTCGTTTCTTACCAAAGGGCGCATACCTGAAAAATTTTTTAGTCTTTTCAATGAGCATAAGGGCCTAGTTAAGCCGAGATTTGGCCTGGTAAGCTTGAGTTCGGATTATCGCCTGATTTTTGAACCGCGGACGGCTCCGCTTTATCTGCGTCTCAGGTTGATTGAAAAAGCGGCAAAGCTTGGTCTTGAACCTGCAGTGCGCATAGACCCCGTAATTCCTGGCCTAACTGACCGGGAAGAAATGGTTGAGTCTCTTATGAGGCGCCTTGCTATGGCTGGTGTAAAAGAAGTTTCTGTTAGTTATCTCGTGCTTCGGCCAAAGGTGATGGAGCAGATGGAAAAAGAATTACCTTACGCTTTCTGGCAAAAAATATTTTCGGTCTATCAGGGTGAGCCTTGGTGCCAGGTAATTACTTCAGCTACCACCAAACTTGTCCGAAAAGAAATCAGAGAAAAGGGTTACGCGCTTTTTAAGGAAATAGGTCGGGCTTTTGGCCTTACCGTAAAAATTTGCGGTTGCAAAAACCCTGACCTTCCCTTTGAATTCTGCGCGCCGTGGGAGATAAAAGAGAAAATGCCGAAACAAAAGGAACTTTTTAAATAA
- a CDS encoding sulfite exporter TauE/SafE family protein translates to MKKAPLNFLFKKVTFPISGVKTWIFLPPLVAFFLAYFGSMAGVTGAFLLLPFQMSVLGYTTPGVSATNFFYNLFAIPGSLWRYTKQGRLNWPLSLCISLGSASGIVLGYFLRIKFLTDPSKFKPFAGFVLLYLAFRLGKDLVYGKNKPTPSKKEVIVYLKLSLKEISFSFDQQVYSFSPSKVFGVSFLVGIAGGAYGIGGGAIMSPYCVSMLGLPVHTVAGASLLGTFISSVIGVTIYTLGLGAKGISTKPDYLLGVLFGLGGLAGGILGARTQKFIPERPIKLGLFLVVLLVSLRYLLSWF, encoded by the coding sequence ATGAAAAAAGCTCCTTTAAATTTTTTATTTAAAAAAGTAACCTTTCCCATTTCAGGGGTAAAAACCTGGATATTTTTACCACCTCTGGTGGCATTTTTCTTGGCCTATTTTGGCAGTATGGCTGGAGTAACCGGGGCCTTTCTCCTTTTACCTTTTCAGATGAGCGTTCTCGGCTATACAACTCCTGGAGTTTCGGCTACTAACTTTTTTTATAATCTTTTTGCCATTCCAGGGAGCCTTTGGCGCTATACCAAGCAAGGGCGACTTAACTGGCCGCTTAGCCTCTGTATATCTCTTGGAAGTGCTTCTGGAATAGTTCTCGGCTATTTTTTGCGAATCAAATTTTTGACAGATCCTAGTAAGTTTAAGCCCTTTGCCGGATTTGTTCTACTTTATCTTGCCTTTCGGTTAGGAAAAGATTTAGTTTACGGCAAAAATAAGCCAACACCTTCTAAGAAAGAAGTAATTGTTTATCTAAAATTATCTTTAAAAGAAATTTCCTTTTCCTTTGATCAGCAGGTCTATTCTTTTTCTCCAAGCAAAGTCTTTGGTGTTTCTTTTCTAGTTGGAATTGCTGGTGGAGCTTACGGTATTGGCGGCGGAGCTATTATGTCTCCCTATTGTGTAAGTATGTTAGGCCTCCCCGTTCACACAGTAGCAGGTGCCTCTCTTTTGGGAACTTTTATATCATCTGTTATTGGTGTAACCATTTATACCCTCGGCTTAGGAGCTAAGGGTATTTCTACAAAACCTGATTATTTACTCGGTGTCTTATTTGGCCTTGGAGGTCTGGCTGGAGGTATTCTGGGGGCGCGTACTCAAAAATTTATTCCCGAACGACCTATAAAATTGGGCCTCTTTCTGGTGGTGCTGTTGGTTTCCTTGCGATACCTCCTGAGCTGGTTCTAA
- a CDS encoding triose-phosphate isomerase, translating to MPKWNPERRLLDHEHTKFWQHRLQDVDEPNLMKEVFPYDDVPYVDFDHKYVMPMPAKDFWITDTTFRDGQQARPPYTVDQIVKLFDFLHKLGGPNGVIRQTEFFLYTKKDKDAVIKCLERGYRFPEVTAWIRAKAEDLKLVKEMGIRETGILTSCSDYHIFLKLKKDRRQALNDYLAIVKAALEEGIVPRCHFEDVTRADIYGFVIPFAIELMKLREESGIDIKIRLCDTLGVGVPYPGAALPRSVPKLVRAFIEEAGVPGELLEWHGHNDFYKAVINATTAWLYGCAAINTTLLGYGERTGNTPLEAMIFEYISLRGTHNGVDTTVITDVAEFYRRELGDRIPPNQPFVGSEFNATKAGIHIDGLLKNEEIYNSFNTRKLLKRPIGIIITDKSGTAGIAYWINTHFGLEGDKRIDKKHPGVAKIYKKIIKQYEAGRITPISNEEMMHLVRRYIPELFVSELDRMKQKASKLLVELVEKLVERPEIRSLDPEKIVPLLREVLEEHPYIQFIYVINQDGKRITPLVTHLEDRYRYEHLLKYEDYSDRDWFIKPFKTGKIYVSDFYSSKVTGALCLTVSGPIRNEYEEIVGILGMDIRFEDLVKMEEEEGEE from the coding sequence ATGCCTAAGTGGAATCCAGAAAGAAGACTATTAGACCATGAACATACCAAGTTCTGGCAACATCGTTTACAGGATGTAGACGAACCTAACCTAATGAAAGAAGTTTTTCCTTATGACGACGTCCCCTATGTAGATTTTGACCACAAATACGTTATGCCCATGCCAGCCAAAGACTTCTGGATTACGGATACCACCTTTCGTGATGGCCAACAGGCACGCCCCCCTTATACTGTTGACCAGATCGTCAAACTATTTGATTTTTTACACAAGCTAGGGGGGCCAAACGGAGTTATTCGGCAGACAGAGTTTTTCCTCTATACCAAAAAAGACAAAGACGCCGTTATTAAATGCCTGGAACGGGGGTATCGCTTTCCAGAAGTTACCGCCTGGATTAGGGCTAAAGCTGAAGACTTAAAGCTCGTAAAAGAAATGGGTATAAGGGAAACGGGTATTCTTACTTCCTGTTCCGATTATCATATTTTTCTTAAGCTAAAAAAAGATCGCCGGCAGGCACTTAATGACTACCTAGCCATTGTTAAAGCTGCTCTCGAAGAGGGGATAGTGCCACGCTGTCACTTTGAAGACGTGACCCGCGCTGATATCTACGGTTTTGTTATCCCCTTTGCCATTGAACTTATGAAGCTCCGGGAAGAATCAGGTATTGATATCAAAATAAGGCTTTGTGATACCCTAGGCGTGGGGGTCCCTTATCCCGGAGCGGCACTTCCTCGCAGTGTCCCAAAGCTTGTACGAGCCTTTATTGAAGAGGCCGGGGTGCCAGGCGAACTCCTCGAATGGCACGGACACAACGATTTTTACAAGGCCGTGATTAACGCCACCACCGCCTGGCTCTATGGCTGTGCGGCTATCAATACAACTCTCCTCGGCTACGGTGAGAGAACCGGAAACACTCCACTTGAGGCCATGATATTTGAGTATATCTCATTGAGGGGCACTCATAACGGCGTTGATACCACGGTTATTACCGATGTGGCCGAGTTTTACCGCCGCGAACTAGGAGACAGGATTCCACCAAATCAACCCTTTGTGGGTTCTGAATTTAACGCTACCAAGGCGGGAATTCACATTGACGGACTCCTCAAAAACGAAGAGATTTATAACTCCTTCAATACTCGTAAACTTCTTAAAAGGCCTATCGGTATCATTATCACTGATAAGAGCGGAACAGCTGGTATTGCCTACTGGATTAATACTCACTTTGGCCTTGAGGGCGATAAGCGTATTGATAAAAAGCATCCAGGTGTGGCCAAGATTTACAAAAAAATTATCAAGCAATATGAGGCTGGCCGGATAACTCCTATTTCTAACGAAGAGATGATGCACTTGGTAAGACGTTATATCCCTGAACTCTTTGTCTCTGAGCTTGACCGCATGAAACAAAAGGCCTCAAAGCTTCTGGTAGAGCTGGTGGAAAAGCTGGTGGAACGGCCTGAAATCCGTTCTCTTGATCCCGAAAAAATTGTCCCTCTTTTAAGAGAAGTCCTCGAAGAGCATCCTTATATCCAGTTCATTTACGTTATCAACCAAGATGGCAAACGGATAACTCCTCTGGTAACCCACTTGGAAGACAGGTATCGCTACGAACACCTGTTAAAATATGAAGACTATTCAGACCGTGATTGGTTCATAAAACCTTTTAAGACCGGAAAAATTTATGTCTCTGATTTTTACTCTTCTAAAGTTACCGGGGCACTTTGTCTAACGGTTTCTGGGCCCATTCGTAACGAATATGAAGAAATAGTCGGTATCCTTGGTATGGACATTCGTTTTGAAGATCTGGTGAAAATGGAAGAGGAAGAAGGAGAGGAATAA
- a CDS encoding alkaline phosphatase, whose amino-acid sequence MFKKLRFIISLCFCLLFIQVLSAHAFTYPDRVFFHKPQVKVKKAKYVILLIGDGMGYWHVDALRRYLNVSKTNMESLRYFGYMTTFMRNSTGEGGLSGEYWDDPNELGSYDPALGGRTPWEIQPVPAYVDEGATDSAAAGSALASGHKTVKYALNVVPKPEGYPADEPFTVKYYPTIVDFAEAKGMATGVVTSVPFSHATPAAFIAKTQYRKNYGEIARQMIFSNLDVIMGAGHPYYDDNGNLREEPNFYYWSRNKGPYIDDEDGEALYEKVVNGVRGRVFVDKKEDFEDLADGDGLFHGGPMPRRVFGLAQVANTLQASRNIDDGDPSDDWKVGGQAFITNVPSLETMTRAALEVLEQDEDGFFVMIEGGAIDWASHANNMTRMLEEIIDFDNAVKAVIDWVNDPNNGSNWDNTLVVVVADHETGHLQPLNVTGDEVIKEQCWGLNCEGWHHHTNSLVPIYAQGVCARALKAKYDGDIKDNTQIFKVMYQAIERGCYELRIPE is encoded by the coding sequence ATGTTTAAAAAATTACGTTTCATTATTTCGTTATGTTTTTGTCTGTTATTTATTCAGGTTTTGTCAGCCCATGCCTTTACTTATCCTGACCGAGTCTTTTTTCACAAACCGCAGGTTAAGGTCAAAAAAGCTAAGTACGTCATACTTTTGATAGGAGACGGGATGGGCTATTGGCACGTTGATGCCTTACGTAGATACTTGAATGTAAGCAAAACCAATATGGAAAGCCTTAGGTACTTTGGTTATATGACTACTTTTATGAGAAATTCTACAGGAGAAGGTGGACTTAGTGGAGAATACTGGGATGATCCTAACGAACTTGGTAGTTATGATCCCGCGCTAGGAGGTCGTACTCCGTGGGAAATACAACCAGTTCCTGCTTATGTAGATGAGGGGGCTACAGATTCGGCAGCTGCTGGTAGCGCACTAGCCAGTGGCCACAAAACAGTAAAATATGCATTGAATGTAGTTCCTAAGCCTGAAGGATATCCTGCTGATGAACCTTTTACGGTCAAATATTATCCCACCATTGTTGATTTTGCCGAGGCCAAAGGTATGGCCACCGGCGTAGTAACCAGTGTTCCTTTCTCCCATGCCACTCCCGCTGCTTTTATTGCCAAAACCCAGTACCGTAAAAATTATGGGGAAATAGCTCGTCAAATGATTTTTTCTAACTTGGATGTAATTATGGGAGCCGGACATCCTTATTACGATGACAACGGCAATCTACGCGAAGAGCCTAACTTTTATTACTGGTCTCGCAATAAAGGACCCTATATCGATGATGAAGACGGTGAAGCTTTATATGAAAAAGTAGTAAACGGAGTAAGAGGTAGAGTTTTTGTCGATAAAAAAGAAGATTTTGAGGATTTAGCCGATGGTGACGGACTCTTTCACGGAGGCCCTATGCCTAGACGGGTATTCGGATTGGCTCAGGTAGCTAATACTTTACAGGCTTCTCGCAACATAGATGATGGAGATCCTTCTGATGACTGGAAAGTCGGTGGCCAGGCCTTTATAACCAATGTTCCCTCTCTTGAAACCATGACCAGAGCTGCTCTTGAAGTGCTTGAACAGGACGAAGACGGCTTTTTTGTAATGATTGAAGGCGGAGCCATTGATTGGGCTAGCCACGCTAACAACATGACCAGAATGCTTGAAGAAATAATTGATTTTGATAATGCTGTCAAAGCAGTTATTGATTGGGTTAATGACCCCAATAATGGAAGCAATTGGGACAATACTTTGGTGGTTGTAGTGGCTGATCACGAAACCGGACATCTCCAGCCTTTAAATGTAACCGGCGACGAAGTTATAAAAGAACAATGCTGGGGGCTAAATTGTGAAGGCTGGCATCATCATACCAATAGTCTGGTACCGATCTATGCCCAGGGAGTGTGCGCCAGAGCCTTAAAGGCCAAATATGATGGAGACATAAAAGACAATACTCAAATCTTTAAGGTAATGTATCAGGCTATTGAAAGGGGCTGCTACGAACTAAGAATACCTGAATAA
- a CDS encoding DVUA0089 family protein: MFKKWIFCFCFLFWLAGTSRAALFQEIGDAGKTLDTAMPVAESTVQINGYLEWPDPFNDYAGADLYVFWWNGGPFGAETSSNNYFDFQLFLFDENGYGIWANDDGGYNLNARIEDVLAPGVYYLGISAYDYDPYNLFGEEIFPDYPYDTQLAPQAMDPWLAYWDGPVVGGDVNYTITFSSPVNVPEPASIILVGLALSILGFLGLKAKSKVNNVK, translated from the coding sequence ATGTTTAAAAAATGGATTTTTTGTTTTTGTTTTCTCTTTTGGCTAGCAGGAACTAGCCGTGCAGCTTTGTTTCAAGAAATTGGCGATGCAGGAAAGACGCTTGACACAGCCATGCCCGTAGCAGAGAGCACTGTTCAGATTAACGGCTACTTGGAATGGCCCGATCCTTTCAATGACTACGCCGGAGCAGATCTTTACGTATTCTGGTGGAATGGCGGCCCTTTTGGAGCAGAAACCAGTAGTAATAACTATTTCGACTTTCAGCTTTTCCTTTTTGATGAAAATGGTTATGGAATCTGGGCAAACGATGACGGTGGTTACAATCTAAATGCCCGTATTGAAGATGTCCTGGCTCCTGGTGTCTATTACCTGGGAATCTCTGCCTACGATTACGATCCCTATAACCTCTTTGGTGAAGAAATCTTTCCAGATTATCCTTACGATACTCAACTTGCACCTCAAGCAATGGATCCCTGGTTGGCATACTGGGATGGCCCTGTTGTTGGTGGAGACGTGAATTACACTATTACCTTTTCTTCTCCGGTAAATGTTCCCGAACCAGCCAGCATTATCTTGGTAGGTCTTGCTCTAAGTATTTTGGGTTTTTTAGGCCTTAAAGCCAAATCTAAGGTTAATAACGTTAAATAA